A region of Granulibacter bethesdensis DNA encodes the following proteins:
- a CDS encoding molecular chaperone: MLIFNFKKWEAALHIFLALFFISISSSKIYAQGISISPVSISLAAGQMASFLTLTNAGDTNLAFQVRSFEWSSSPEEPYNLTPTDQLLVSPPLGTIPPHGSQTVRIVLRRAATSIENSYRILIDQIPPPGPIGTVKVAIRLSIPLFAAPPSPISPHLQWSIERSTTGTFLTVINTGEKHQKIYDVSLSNTHKNIKIKVEKSPYILPHTAQKWKIPDNIVENNEQITISGKSSEGDFKEKI; this comes from the coding sequence ATGCTAATATTTAATTTCAAGAAATGGGAGGCTGCCCTTCACATATTTCTGGCTTTGTTTTTTATATCGATAAGCAGCAGCAAAATTTATGCTCAGGGAATCAGTATTTCACCTGTCAGCATATCATTAGCCGCAGGGCAAATGGCCTCTTTCCTGACATTAACGAATGCAGGGGATACGAACTTGGCATTTCAAGTCCGTAGCTTTGAATGGAGTTCGTCTCCGGAAGAGCCTTATAATCTCACCCCGACAGATCAGCTTTTGGTCAGCCCACCGCTTGGCACTATTCCACCGCATGGCAGTCAGACAGTACGGATTGTGTTACGCCGAGCAGCAACCAGCATTGAAAACAGCTATCGGATTCTGATTGATCAAATCCCTCCACCGGGCCCAATCGGCACAGTCAAGGTCGCTATACGCCTGTCCATTCCACTCTTTGCAGCCCCACCATCACCCATCAGCCCGCATCTGCAATGGTCTATTGAACGATCCACGACAGGCACTTTTCTTACTGTGATCAATACAGGGGAAAAACATCAGAAAATTTATGATGTTTCTCTATCCAATACTCATAAAAATATAAAAATCAAAGTAGAAAAAAGTCCCTATATTCTGCCGCATACAGCACAAAAATGGAAAATTCCTGATAATATCGTTGAAAATAATGAACAAATTACAATTTCAGGAAAGTCAAGCGAAGGAGATTTTAAGGAAAAAATATAG
- a CDS encoding spore coat U domain-containing protein produces the protein MTFKISPRKNTRIATVFMLGTIASLGPLTPIHAATTTTTFQVTATVQASCVIQAANLSFGNYSGSQTDATSTLQVTCTNSTPYNIGLNAGTGSGASVSNRKMTLNSTSTLPYFLYSDSARTNNWGNTPNQDTVSGTGNGSAQSLTIYGRIQAGNYPNPGSYADTITVTVNF, from the coding sequence ATGACTTTTAAAATTTCTCCCCGCAAGAATACCAGAATAGCAACCGTTTTTATGCTCGGAACCATTGCTTCTCTGGGCCCTCTCACGCCAATTCATGCTGCGACCACGACAACAACCTTCCAGGTCACCGCAACCGTGCAAGCTTCCTGCGTCATTCAAGCGGCAAATCTTTCGTTTGGTAACTACAGTGGTTCGCAAACTGATGCGACATCCACGTTACAGGTGACCTGCACGAATTCCACACCTTATAATATTGGACTCAATGCCGGCACGGGCTCTGGAGCATCGGTATCCAATCGTAAGATGACACTGAACTCAACCTCGACACTTCCCTATTTTCTTTATTCAGATTCGGCACGCACCAATAATTGGGGCAATACCCCAAATCAGGATACAGTTAGTGGAACAGGTAATGGTAGCGCACAAAGCTTGACCATTTATGGCCGCATTCAGGCAGGGAACTATCCCAATCCCGGGTCCTATGCAGATACAATCACAGTAACTGTTAATTTTTAG
- a CDS encoding MFS transporter gives MVVRNNLVSQATVILVASIFGLGYSLSAALIALRLEATGANDLTIGLNAAMHAAGVLGIAMFLPRLSARFGMRFLLLLSLLATTIILILFPLMPWSWTWFPLRLGLGVATEILFVLSETWANQLCDDASRGKVMAFYMTAMSGGFAAGPLLLSATGTGGFAPWLAGGTLSLLAALVLLLGTTTPPPAQHNGHGGFLHYLRLAPVALFSTALNAGVEAAGMSFLPLYAMSAGWGENGATQLLSTLMLGAIMLQLPIGWLADRMPREKLILHLALIAGIGALAWPWLISLGAIAYIALFVWGGVFVGIYTVTLTMIGSRFSGSDLVGLYAAAGLAWGVGALLGPSAVGAANILTAHGLPVVTAAGCLIFALFIRRYVYRSDS, from the coding sequence TTGGTAGTCAGAAACAATCTCGTATCTCAGGCCACTGTTATTCTGGTAGCGAGCATTTTCGGGCTGGGATACAGCCTGAGCGCAGCCCTGATTGCCCTCCGGCTGGAGGCCACCGGAGCCAACGATCTGACAATTGGCCTGAATGCAGCCATGCATGCCGCCGGTGTGCTGGGTATTGCCATGTTTCTTCCCCGCCTCAGTGCCCGGTTCGGCATGCGCTTTCTGCTGCTGCTCTCCCTGCTGGCAACGACGATTATCCTGATCCTGTTTCCGCTGATGCCATGGAGCTGGACATGGTTTCCTCTGCGATTAGGGCTGGGGGTCGCGACCGAGATTCTGTTTGTTCTCTCCGAAACATGGGCCAACCAGCTTTGTGACGATGCTTCCCGCGGAAAGGTCATGGCTTTTTATATGACTGCCATGTCCGGCGGCTTCGCAGCCGGTCCCCTGCTGTTATCCGCTACGGGGACAGGCGGCTTTGCGCCATGGCTGGCTGGAGGAACATTGTCACTGCTGGCTGCGCTGGTCCTGCTGCTGGGCACGACGACACCACCGCCCGCGCAACACAATGGGCATGGTGGCTTTCTACATTATCTCCGCCTTGCCCCTGTTGCCCTTTTCAGCACCGCCCTCAATGCAGGGGTGGAGGCGGCTGGAATGTCGTTCCTTCCTCTCTATGCAATGAGTGCCGGATGGGGCGAAAATGGCGCGACCCAACTTTTATCGACACTGATGCTCGGCGCGATCATGCTGCAACTGCCGATCGGATGGCTTGCTGACCGGATGCCACGCGAGAAACTGATTCTTCATCTTGCCCTGATCGCCGGCATCGGAGCCCTCGCCTGGCCGTGGTTAATCAGTCTTGGTGCAATCGCCTATATCGCCCTGTTTGTATGGGGTGGAGTTTTCGTGGGTATTTACACCGTAACCCTGACCATGATCGGCAGCCGATTCTCCGGCAGCGATCTGGTCGGTCTGTACGCTGCAGCCGGGCTGGCCTGGGGTGTGGGGGCATTGCTGGGACCATCTGCCGTCGGAGCCGCCAACATCCTGACAGCCCATGGCCTTCCAGTCGTCACCGCTGCCGGCTGCCTGATTTTTGCCTTATTCATACGCCGCTATGTTTACCGATCAGACTCTTGA
- a CDS encoding DUF4239 domain-containing protein, with amino-acid sequence MEAADFSANTLAQWPNIVIIGIFCGVLVIAQYLVQFLAKRIFSATTLAEHNVSALDTFRVLGPLAGVFISFSLVQGIAEYRASERQISLEATDAYQLDRALAGTDLGDKANPARLALRAYIQSVVTEEWNGLREGKTVALVASQTMQALQEQVESLVNQLPPSLRIANDIDKNFDDLQEDRAKRLAVARGGLPSIMWWVLGMLMLLLLICSAFLARPNRIYIHPLPTLFMAGLGIMCGLLFIIDRPYQGELCVSPAPLVKVLKQLNIRLHIHTG; translated from the coding sequence ATGGAAGCAGCAGATTTCTCAGCCAATACCCTGGCTCAATGGCCCAATATTGTCATTATCGGGATCTTTTGTGGGGTTCTGGTTATTGCGCAATATTTGGTGCAGTTTCTTGCCAAAAGAATCTTCTCTGCCACCACACTTGCCGAACACAACGTATCGGCTCTGGATACGTTTCGGGTTCTTGGTCCCCTGGCTGGTGTATTCATCAGCTTCTCCCTAGTACAGGGGATTGCCGAATATCGTGCCAGCGAGCGCCAGATAAGTCTTGAGGCCACGGATGCCTATCAGCTTGACCGCGCCCTGGCCGGAACAGATCTGGGTGATAAGGCAAATCCTGCCCGGCTTGCCCTGCGAGCCTACATCCAGTCTGTCGTAACAGAGGAATGGAATGGATTGCGGGAAGGAAAAACCGTAGCTCTGGTAGCGTCGCAGACAATGCAGGCCCTGCAGGAGCAGGTTGAATCTTTGGTCAATCAGCTGCCTCCCTCCCTGCGCATTGCCAATGATATTGATAAAAACTTCGATGATTTGCAGGAAGACCGTGCCAAGCGGTTAGCCGTTGCGCGCGGCGGGCTTCCTTCGATCATGTGGTGGGTGCTTGGCATGTTGATGCTGCTTCTGCTGATCTGCTCGGCTTTTCTGGCACGTCCGAACAGGATTTACATTCACCCGCTGCCGACATTGTTCATGGCCGGGCTGGGAATCATGTGCGGGCTTCTGTTTATTATTGACCGACCCTATCAGGGGGAACTTTGCGTAAGCCCGGCACCCTTGGTGAAGGTTCTCAAGCAGCTTAATATTCGCCTGCATATTCATACAGGCTAG
- a CDS encoding fimbria/pilus outer membrane usher protein — translation MMVLFFLFLWLLIFTFQTMAFAADIQLLLDVIVNGNKIQKIGEFLEKDNTLYASCKELTELGLNIRPCPHASDLLALGKLDGIKFTLDQSTQTIHITAEERALLPALLTASPTATAAGSKIYQGSTGFNLSYDIQGSMTDNVPYGTGTFTLRGFSHYGLFSSSQTVYAGLGPAGAGSVSVIRQDTTYTYSNPQTLRRYRFGDVLGGSLLWTRPVKLGGIQIATDFSMQPENLPFPVPSVDGMANGPSTVNILMNGLPIFNQQLSSGPFQISRLPVMTGASELTSIVTGLNGQRTTTTIPFYASQLLLKKNLSFLSAEAGFLRQYWGTLYSEYDNFAGSLTYRYGMSSHLTLEGHAEGSQKIIEAGIGAEWNFFNLGIINVTMAGSNAGGGSGTQESIGFQRNGRHFSFGFSELLSDSTFRDLARLTGSPVPKKQMNAYIGYSFKRFGSINFSYNQTNLYGIPISLRYYVPPGTFNTSNMPIPGTAITTADSGLVTLQPAQNTKILSVNYSLQIGKVSLYATAFNAISGGGGVGALFGLTIPLGNRSSASVTSGTGQSRPYQQLQLNRMVNVPGDFGYQLNVSHGSQNIQNGTVNYKSRIGTIYGGIDHIGTTTTYRGEVQGAISYINGGFFLSNQIFDSFAVVDTNGLPNVHVYSNNRLMGQTDHNGLLLLPDLHSFTENKISIDPTDVPLDADLTSISHTVRPMNHTGVLVPFNIKTIKAALIHFVNADGVPLSLGSSVQSTPPSPIGYDGSAYLTDLKPGINKVKILLSNGRQCSASFNYIFLPATIPTIGPIPCIQQ, via the coding sequence ATGATGGTTTTATTTTTTCTCTTTCTATGGCTTCTAATTTTCACGTTCCAGACAATGGCATTTGCTGCTGACATTCAACTGCTTCTGGATGTTATCGTCAACGGGAATAAAATACAAAAAATCGGTGAATTCTTGGAGAAAGATAACACGTTATATGCTTCCTGCAAGGAATTAACTGAATTAGGGTTGAACATTCGTCCATGCCCCCATGCCAGTGATCTATTAGCACTTGGAAAGCTGGATGGAATAAAATTCACTCTCGACCAATCTACACAGACCATCCATATCACCGCGGAAGAACGGGCGCTGCTTCCAGCCTTGCTGACAGCATCCCCGACAGCTACGGCAGCCGGCTCCAAGATTTATCAAGGGAGTACCGGTTTCAACCTGTCTTATGATATTCAAGGCTCTATGACCGACAATGTTCCTTACGGAACAGGAACCTTCACCCTGCGTGGATTTTCGCATTACGGTCTCTTCTCATCATCTCAGACCGTTTATGCTGGTCTTGGGCCGGCTGGAGCAGGATCAGTTTCTGTCATCCGTCAAGACACCACCTATACTTATTCCAATCCACAGACGTTAAGGCGATATCGTTTTGGCGACGTCCTTGGTGGAAGTTTGCTTTGGACACGCCCTGTTAAACTGGGAGGGATCCAGATCGCTACGGATTTCTCAATGCAACCTGAAAATCTGCCATTTCCTGTTCCGTCGGTGGATGGAATGGCAAATGGCCCATCCACGGTCAACATATTGATGAATGGTCTGCCAATCTTCAATCAGCAGCTTTCCAGTGGACCTTTTCAGATTTCTCGTCTTCCAGTCATGACCGGCGCATCAGAACTGACCAGTATCGTAACCGGTTTAAACGGCCAGCGGACGACCACCACGATACCTTTTTATGCGAGCCAGCTGCTTCTGAAAAAAAACCTGTCCTTTCTATCAGCCGAAGCAGGTTTCCTCAGGCAATACTGGGGAACTTTGTATTCTGAGTATGATAATTTTGCAGGATCTTTGACCTACCGCTACGGCATGTCCTCACACCTGACATTGGAAGGACATGCGGAAGGGTCTCAAAAAATTATCGAGGCAGGGATTGGTGCCGAATGGAATTTTTTTAACCTTGGTATTATCAACGTGACAATGGCAGGCAGCAATGCTGGTGGTGGATCAGGCACCCAGGAATCAATCGGATTTCAAAGAAATGGGCGGCATTTTAGTTTCGGCTTTTCTGAACTGCTCAGCGATTCAACGTTCCGGGATCTGGCCCGCCTGACGGGCAGTCCGGTTCCGAAAAAGCAGATGAACGCCTATATTGGTTATTCATTTAAACGATTTGGATCAATTAATTTTAGTTATAATCAAACAAATCTCTACGGCATTCCGATTTCCCTGCGTTATTATGTGCCACCGGGAACGTTCAACACCAGCAACATGCCGATACCTGGAACCGCCATAACAACCGCTGATAGTGGTTTGGTCACATTACAACCAGCGCAAAACACCAAGATTCTGTCGGTCAATTATTCTTTGCAGATTGGGAAGGTCTCGCTGTATGCAACAGCCTTCAATGCAATCTCGGGCGGAGGGGGAGTTGGAGCTCTGTTTGGTTTAACCATTCCCCTCGGCAATCGATCATCAGCTTCAGTAACCAGTGGAACAGGCCAGTCACGGCCTTATCAGCAGCTCCAGCTTAACCGGATGGTCAATGTACCAGGGGATTTTGGCTACCAGTTAAACGTCTCTCATGGCAGCCAGAACATCCAGAACGGCACGGTAAACTACAAATCCAGAATTGGGACAATCTATGGAGGTATAGATCATATTGGCACCACCACAACTTATCGTGGAGAGGTACAAGGTGCCATTTCTTATATTAATGGCGGTTTTTTTCTATCAAATCAAATATTCGATAGCTTTGCTGTTGTGGATACCAATGGTCTTCCAAATGTACATGTCTACAGCAATAATCGTCTGATGGGGCAAACTGACCATAATGGGCTGTTGCTATTGCCTGATCTGCACTCCTTTACCGAGAATAAAATTTCTATTGATCCCACTGACGTACCTCTCGATGCAGATCTGACCAGCATTAGTCATACAGTCAGGCCAATGAATCATACTGGCGTGTTGGTACCATTCAACATCAAAACAATCAAAGCGGCACTTATCCATTTTGTGAATGCAGATGGTGTGCCATTATCACTGGGAAGTTCAGTACAGTCCACGCCCCCCTCACCCATCGGCTATGATGGGAGTGCCTATTTGACCGATCTAAAACCTGGGATCAACAAGGTAAAAATTCTGCTTTCCAATGGCCGACAGTGCTCTGCTTCCTTTAATTATATTTTTTTACCTGCTACTATTCCTACTATTGGGCCCATCCCATGTATACAACAGTGA
- the sufB gene encoding Fe-S cluster assembly protein SufB: protein MPAVAETLDTVKSVTESGYKWGWETEIEMDMAPKGLTEDTIRLISSRKEEPEWLLEWRLKAFAAWKTMEMPEWARIAHEPIDFQDLHYYAAPKKKPGPKTLDEVDPELLRTYEKLGIPLKEQALLAGVEGAEALPASASPGIAVDAVFDSVSVATTFRESLAKVGVIFCSISEAVREHPELVRQYLGSVVPASDNFYAALNSAVFTDGSFVYIPKGVRCPMELSTYFRINAKNTGQFERTLIIAEDGAYVSYLEGCTAPQRDENQLHAAVVELVALDDAQIKYSTVQNWYPGDAEGRGGIYNFVTKRGACRGARSKISWTQVETGSAITWKYPSCLLLGEGSTGEFYSVAVTTNRQQADTGTKMIHIGPNTTSTIVSKGISAGHSNNTYRGLVKMMPKAQNARNFTQCDSLLIGDLCGAHTVPYIESRNPTAKIEHEATTSKIADDQLFYCRSRGLSEEDAVNLIVNGFCKEVLKELPMEFAVEAQKLLAISLEGSVG from the coding sequence ATGCCAGCCGTTGCTGAAACCCTTGATACCGTCAAATCCGTCACGGAATCCGGCTATAAATGGGGTTGGGAAACCGAGATCGAAATGGACATGGCCCCGAAGGGCCTGACCGAGGATACGATCCGCCTGATTTCCAGCCGCAAGGAAGAGCCGGAATGGCTTCTGGAATGGCGTCTCAAGGCATTTGCCGCCTGGAAGACGATGGAGATGCCGGAATGGGCGCGGATCGCACATGAACCGATTGATTTTCAGGATCTGCATTACTACGCCGCGCCGAAGAAAAAGCCCGGCCCGAAAACTCTGGATGAGGTCGACCCCGAACTGCTGCGCACCTATGAGAAACTGGGTATTCCGCTGAAGGAGCAGGCGCTTCTGGCCGGTGTTGAGGGAGCGGAGGCGCTGCCAGCCTCGGCCTCCCCCGGTATCGCGGTGGATGCGGTGTTCGACAGTGTTTCCGTGGCCACCACTTTCCGGGAAAGCCTGGCCAAGGTCGGCGTGATCTTCTGCTCCATCAGCGAAGCGGTGCGGGAGCACCCGGAACTGGTAAGGCAGTATCTGGGCAGTGTGGTGCCGGCCTCCGACAATTTCTATGCAGCCCTGAACAGCGCTGTGTTTACCGATGGCAGCTTTGTCTACATCCCGAAAGGGGTGCGCTGCCCGATGGAACTGTCCACTTATTTCCGCATCAATGCGAAAAACACCGGTCAGTTTGAGCGCACGCTGATCATCGCGGAGGACGGGGCCTATGTCAGCTATCTGGAAGGCTGCACGGCACCTCAGCGTGATGAGAATCAGCTTCATGCCGCGGTGGTGGAACTGGTGGCGCTGGATGATGCGCAGATCAAATACAGCACCGTGCAGAACTGGTATCCGGGCGATGCCGAAGGCCGTGGCGGTATCTACAATTTTGTGACCAAGCGTGGTGCCTGCCGGGGTGCGCGCAGCAAGATCAGCTGGACACAGGTTGAAACCGGTTCGGCAATTACATGGAAATATCCATCCTGCCTGCTGCTGGGCGAGGGCAGCACCGGTGAGTTTTACTCTGTGGCCGTCACGACCAATCGTCAGCAGGCCGATACCGGAACCAAGATGATCCATATCGGCCCTAACACGACCAGTACAATCGTGTCGAAAGGCATCAGCGCCGGGCATTCGAACAATACCTATCGCGGCCTGGTCAAGATGATGCCGAAGGCGCAGAACGCCCGTAATTTCACGCAGTGTGACAGCCTTCTGATCGGGGATCTCTGCGGTGCGCATACGGTGCCGTATATCGAAAGCCGCAATCCGACGGCAAAGATCGAGCATGAAGCCACGACATCCAAAATCGCGGATGACCAGCTGTTCTACTGCCGCAGCCGGGGCCTGTCGGAAGAAGATGCGGTCAATCTGATCGTCAATGGCTTCTGCAAGGAAGTTTTGAAGGAATTGCCCATGGAGTTCGCTGTGGAGGCACAGAAACTCCTGGCCATCAGTCTGGAAGGTTCGGTGGGTTAA
- a CDS encoding spore coat U domain-containing protein, with the protein MAQCAVSVNNLNFGVYNPFSTTQTTTSANITVSRCPILFGSYSVGLNAGQYGGGSYSNRSMQYNSYRLRYQIYTSNTYSTIWGDNSQGTGMQYGNCFFFTCNNSFTMYGVIPPSQNIPPGSYTDTVVVTITY; encoded by the coding sequence ATGGCTCAATGCGCAGTATCAGTCAACAATCTGAATTTCGGAGTGTATAATCCGTTCTCCACCACCCAGACGACTACATCAGCCAATATTACTGTATCAAGATGCCCCATACTATTTGGATCATATAGCGTCGGCTTGAATGCAGGACAGTATGGAGGCGGATCATATTCCAATCGGTCCATGCAATACAACTCGTACCGACTTCGATATCAAATATATACCTCAAATACCTACTCAACCATATGGGGAGACAACAGCCAAGGAACAGGGATGCAATATGGAAATTGTTTCTTTTTTACTTGCAATAATTCTTTTACCATGTACGGTGTTATTCCACCTTCCCAAAATATACCACCAGGGTCTTATACCGACACTGTCGTTGTGACGATAACTTATTGA
- a CDS encoding SUF system Fe-S cluster assembly regulator: MFRLSKLTDYAVVVLMRLAGDAGAAAGQVQTAPYIAAATGVPEPTVAKVLKALSLGALVVSQRGAHGGYRLNRALDQISIADVIRVLEGPIALTACVEGASLDCEAACLCPMRGRWDMVNHAIATALSSISLADMARQPMGGAPLDTVLPPQPTQSSSSGYKTPACHEHVELSVAE; encoded by the coding sequence ATGTTCAGGCTGTCGAAGCTGACTGATTATGCGGTGGTGGTGCTGATGCGTCTGGCCGGAGATGCCGGTGCGGCAGCGGGACAGGTCCAGACGGCCCCTTATATCGCCGCTGCCACCGGTGTTCCGGAACCCACCGTGGCCAAGGTGCTCAAGGCCTTGTCACTCGGCGCTTTGGTCGTGTCGCAGCGGGGGGCACATGGCGGCTACCGTCTGAACCGTGCTCTTGATCAGATTTCCATTGCCGATGTGATCCGGGTTCTGGAAGGACCGATTGCCCTGACCGCCTGTGTTGAAGGTGCATCGTTGGATTGTGAGGCCGCCTGCCTCTGCCCGATGCGGGGACGGTGGGATATGGTCAACCACGCGATTGCGACAGCTTTGTCCTCTATCAGCCTTGCCGATATGGCAAGGCAGCCAATGGGTGGTGCCCCTCTCGATACTGTTTTGCCCCCCCAGCCTACGCAATCCTCTTCAAGCGGTTATAAGACCCCGGCATGCCATGAGCATGTCGAGTTGTCCGTCGCGGAGTGA
- a CDS encoding protease — protein MIRLVLLLLGAGIVKRRWRFLLMLGVLWAGFGAFLAFDALDEHYVIPVRYLGYVMVIEGLATASSASAATGTAKRLRWFKALALFMIGGLAALNHHHANLILAILLGLFIAIDGIMKVSSAQVVRFPGWRTARAIGIGEIFFAIFVLEPYPTWYKATVGVNMGALMLLSGLGLVRLGLRLKQLPDDAPLSPILQQGLSGWTFIPAPPNQTDQNAQPAQIGELIVHVWTPTGLSPSQIRSGRLIGRYIAAVDQNGAVSTGHAALEMAPDVYISHYPKNEIDRNPGEFGRILRATHDNDVEGRFLPSYQEEAAGWCEATAHVRFEQFDAGRLRAFWNIYRQDNTYNLTNRNCSSVVAQALDAALEGALTARTARLPLSRLMRIFLSPELWVAGLLRQRAESMAWTPGLVLDYARALSAVIDPPAISWLSLAARAWRRQKRTQES, from the coding sequence ATGATCAGATTGGTATTGCTTCTGCTTGGGGCGGGTATCGTCAAGCGGCGCTGGCGTTTTCTGCTGATGCTGGGCGTTTTATGGGCAGGTTTCGGCGCGTTTCTGGCGTTTGATGCACTGGACGAACATTACGTAATCCCGGTGCGCTATCTCGGTTACGTCATGGTCATCGAAGGGCTGGCCACAGCCTCCTCCGCATCCGCGGCCACCGGCACGGCGAAGCGGTTGAGGTGGTTCAAGGCGCTTGCCCTGTTCATGATCGGGGGGCTTGCCGCGCTGAACCATCATCATGCCAATCTGATTCTGGCCATTCTGCTGGGGCTGTTCATCGCCATTGATGGAATCATGAAGGTCAGCAGCGCGCAGGTTGTACGATTTCCCGGCTGGCGTACTGCACGCGCCATCGGAATAGGCGAAATCTTTTTCGCTATTTTTGTCCTCGAACCATATCCGACCTGGTACAAGGCAACAGTCGGTGTCAATATGGGTGCATTGATGCTGCTCTCCGGTCTGGGCCTTGTGCGACTGGGATTGCGGTTAAAACAGCTTCCTGACGATGCGCCACTTTCCCCCATCCTGCAGCAGGGCCTGTCTGGATGGACATTCATTCCTGCCCCTCCCAACCAGACAGATCAAAACGCTCAACCGGCACAGATTGGTGAACTGATTGTGCATGTGTGGACCCCGACCGGCCTGTCACCCAGCCAGATCCGGTCCGGCAGGCTCATCGGGCGCTATATCGCAGCTGTCGATCAGAACGGGGCTGTCTCAACCGGGCATGCTGCACTGGAAATGGCACCAGATGTTTACATCAGCCATTATCCGAAAAACGAGATCGACCGGAACCCGGGGGAATTCGGGCGCATTCTCCGGGCCACTCACGACAACGATGTTGAGGGTCGTTTTCTGCCCAGCTATCAGGAAGAAGCCGCGGGATGGTGCGAAGCCACGGCCCATGTCCGCTTTGAGCAGTTCGACGCGGGCCGCCTGAGGGCTTTCTGGAATATCTATCGGCAGGACAATACCTACAACCTGACCAATCGTAACTGTTCCAGTGTCGTCGCACAGGCTCTGGATGCCGCACTGGAAGGTGCACTGACCGCACGGACTGCACGCCTGCCTCTGTCACGGCTGATGCGGATATTCCTCAGCCCTGAACTCTGGGTTGCCGGATTGCTGCGTCAACGTGCTGAATCCATGGCCTGGACGCCGGGACTGGTTCTGGATTACGCCCGTGCCCTGTCTGCCGTGATTGATCCGCCTGCTATCTCCTGGCTGTCACTTGCGGCCCGTGCATGGCGGCGGCAAAAGCGTACGCAGGAATCATGA